GCAAAATAAAAAAGATTTTCCCTGACTGTCATATCTTTGTAAAGGGCAAACCTCTGACTGACATAACCTATTTTGCTTTTTAGTTCAAGTCTGTCCCTGTAGCTCTGTATCTTTTTTCCCAGCAGCCACAGCTCCCCTTCATCTATAGGGTATAGACCTAAAAGCATCTTTATAAATGTGGTTTTACCTGCTCCATTAGCCCCCAACAGCCCCAGAATTTCCCCTTTTTTCAAAACCATATCAATATGATCATCTGCCACAAAATTTCCAAACCTTTTTGTAATCCCCTTAGCTTCCATCACAACTTCAGGAATTTCTGCTTTCGTCTCTCTGCTTCCTATGTTGATCTCAGGTATCTTTTTGTATTTTTTCAATGTGTTGATAAAGAAGACAGCCTCAAGATCAGGTTTTGTATGTCTGGCATTTAAAGGCTTCAGTGAATAGGTCTTACCGTGAAAAGAAAAACATTCCTCCCTTTCGCAGGGTGTTTCTTCATAGACATAATCCTTTACAGAGTTTATTAGCTCTTCAGCTGTCCCTGAAGCTATAATGTGTCCCTCATCAAAAAGCATAACCCTGTCCATCTTGTTTGCTTCCTGCATATAACCTGTGCTTATAAGAGCCAGTGTTCCCTCTTCTTTCCTAATCTCGTCAAGTATCTTCCACAGCTCAAGCCTGCTTAACGGATCAACCCCTGTTGTAGGCTCATCAAGTATCAGCAGTTTAGGTCTGTGTATCAAGGTGCATATAAGGGAAAGTTTTTGCATCATACCACCGCTGAGCTTTCCAGCTTCCCTGTCTGTAAACTGGGAAAGCCCTGCCATATGAAGAAGTCTATCTCTGTACTCTAAAAATTTTCTGTCTTTTTTGATGTTTCTTATATTCCTGAAAAACTCAAGATGCTCATCAACAGTCAGCTGGGGATAAAGAACAAGACCTATCCCCT
This portion of the Persephonella sp. genome encodes:
- a CDS encoding ATP-binding cassette domain-containing protein, encoding MHTLKLTDVIVRYRKKIGIEKASFVADRGEIIGFIGADGSGKSSLMHAIAGVIKFEGEISYEGYTYRSPKEAEKIKDKIGFMPQGIGLVLYPQLTVDEHLEFFRNIRNIKKDRKFLEYRDRLLHMAGLSQFTDREAGKLSGGMMQKLSLICTLIHRPKLLILDEPTTGVDPLSRLELWKILDEIRKEEGTLALISTGYMQEANKMDRVMLFDEGHIIASGTAEELINSVKDYVYEETPCEREECFSFHGKTYSLKPLNARHTKPDLEAVFFINTLKKYKKIPEINIGSRETKAEIPEVVMEAKGITKRFGNFVADDHIDMVLKKGEILGLLGANGAGKTTFIKMLLGLYPIDEGELWLLGKKIQSYRDRLELKSKIGYVSQRFALYKDMTVRENLFYFANMHRIPPNKARERINRFSKWLGFEEYMDYLPSELPLGINQRFSVAAALIHEPVVLFLDEPTSGVDAVARAQLWTLIKQLKEKWGISILITTHYMSEAEFCDRVVLLKQGKKIADDTVDNLFKRFPSARSFEDIFLELYRIYK